GCACGGTCGTCAACATCGAGTCGACCGTCGAGGCGATCCGCAAGGCGGTCGACGAAGCCGAGCTGATGGCGGGGTGCGAGATCCGCAACGTCGTCGCGGGATCGGCCGGGAGCCACATCAAGGGCTTCAACAGCCACGGCGTGGTGGCGGTGAAGAAGCGCGAGGTCGAGATCGACGACGTCGACCGCTCGGTCGAGGCGGCGCGCGCCGTCGCGCTCCCCACCGATCGCGAGGTCCTGCACGTCCTGCCGCAGGAGTTCATCGTCGACGACCAGGACGGTATCAAGGAGCCGGTCGGGATGGCCGGCGTGCGCCTGGAGGCGCGCGTCCACATCGTCACCGGGGCGATCAGCTCGGGACAGAACCTCGTCAAATGCTGCAACCGCTCGGGGCTGGTGGTGCAGGACGTGCTCGGCGGGCCGCTCGCGGCGGCCGAGGCCGTGCTCACGCCCGAGGAGCGCGAGCTCGGCGTGCTGCTCATCGACATCGGCGCCGGCACGACCTCGCTCACGGTCGTGGACAACGACGCCATCCGGCACACGGCGGTGCTGCCGGTCGGCGGCGGGCACGTCACCAACGACCTCGCGGCGGCGCTGCGCACGCCGTTCTCGGAGGCGGAGCGCTTGAAGCAGCGCTGTGGCTCCGCGGTCACCACGGCGGGCGCGAACGACCTCGCGATCGAGGTGCCGGGCATCGGCGGACGGCCGGCGCAGAAGCTCTCGCCGCGCGCGCTCGCGATGGTGATCGAGCCACGCGCCGAAGAGATGCTCGCGCTCGTGCGCGGCGAGATCGAACGCGCCGGATGCGACGGTCTGCTCACCTCGGGCGTCGTGCTGACCGGCGGCGGCGCGGTGCTGACCGGCATGACCGACCTCGCGGAGCGCGTTTTCCGGACGCCGGTGCGGCTCGGATTGCCGCTCCATCTCTCCGGTTTGGTTGACGTCGTGGCGAGCCCAATGTATGCGACTGCCGTCGGCCTCGTGCTGCACGGACTCAAGCGGTACGCGCAACCGGGCGGGCGGAAGGGTAGTGTGGTGCAGGGGTCGATCGAACGAGCTCGGCACCGGGTAGTAGAGTGGCTGCGGGAGTTCTTCTAGAGCGGACGAGTTCGTTTCGGCGGGGGCGCCGGGAGGTGGTGGATGATCGAGTACGTCGAGCCCAGTGAGGGTGCCCGCATCAAGGTGGTGGGGGTCGGGGGAGGCGGAGGCAACGCGGTCAACACCATGATCGCGGCGGGGCTCCCCGGAGTCGACTTCATCGCCGCCAACACCGACGCGCAGGCGCTGCGCGCGAACCTCGCCACCGTGAAGATGCAGCTCGGCGAGAAGCTGACGCGCGGCCTCGGCGCCGGCGGCAAGGCGATCGTCGGCAGACAGGCGGCCGAGGAGGATCTCGAGCGCATCCGCCAGTACGTCGAGGGCGCCGACATGGTGTTCGTCACCGCCGGCATGGGCGGCGGAACGGGCACGGGCGCCGCGCCCATCGTGGCGCGCATCGCCAAGGAATCCGGCGCGCTCACGGTCGGGGTCGTGACCAAGCCGTTCACGTTCGAGGGTCGCCAGCGGGGCAAGCAGGCCGAAGATGGCTTGCGCGAGCTGAAGGCGAACGTCGACACCCTGATCGCGATCCCGAACCAGCGCCTGCTCTCGGTCGCCGGACGGAACTCCTCCATCCTCGAGACCTTCCGCAAGGCGGACGACGTCCTCTTGCAGGCCGTGCGCGGCATCGCCGATCTCATCACGGTCCACGGCCTCATCAACCTGGACTTCGCCGACGTTCGCGCCATCATGAGCGAGATGGGCATGGCGATGATGGGTGCGTCGCTCGCGTCGGGCGAGAACCGAGCCATCGAGGCCGCCCAGCGTGCGATCTCGAGCCCGCTGCTGGAAGACGTGAAGATCGAGGGCGCGCGCGGCGTGCTCATCAACATCACCGGCGGCCCCGATCTGACCCTCCACGAGGTCAACGAGGCCGCGACGCTCATCCAGGAAGAGGCCGACCCGGACGCGAACATCATCTTCGGCGCCGTCATCGACGAGTCGATGGGCGACGAGGTGCGGATCACCGTCATCGCGACGGGATTCGGCGAGCCGGCCGCGAAGCACCACGCGCCCCGGCCAGGGACGGCCGAGACGAGTGGCGCGCGCCCGGCGGGGGACGGACGTCCGGTGCGGCAGATGGGACGCATCGTCGACGACGAGCTCGACGTGCCCAC
Above is a window of Candidatus Eisenbacteria bacterium DNA encoding:
- the ftsA gene encoding cell division protein FtsA, producing the protein MAKRNPVVVGLDIGTYKIGVIVAEVNDDGVEITGIGTAASSGLKKGTVVNIESTVEAIRKAVDEAELMAGCEIRNVVAGSAGSHIKGFNSHGVVAVKKREVEIDDVDRSVEAARAVALPTDREVLHVLPQEFIVDDQDGIKEPVGMAGVRLEARVHIVTGAISSGQNLVKCCNRSGLVVQDVLGGPLAAAEAVLTPEERELGVLLIDIGAGTTSLTVVDNDAIRHTAVLPVGGGHVTNDLAAALRTPFSEAERLKQRCGSAVTTAGANDLAIEVPGIGGRPAQKLSPRALAMVIEPRAEEMLALVRGEIERAGCDGLLTSGVVLTGGGAVLTGMTDLAERVFRTPVRLGLPLHLSGLVDVVASPMYATAVGLVLHGLKRYAQPGGRKGSVVQGSIERARHRVVEWLREFF
- the ftsZ gene encoding cell division protein FtsZ, with protein sequence MIEYVEPSEGARIKVVGVGGGGGNAVNTMIAAGLPGVDFIAANTDAQALRANLATVKMQLGEKLTRGLGAGGKAIVGRQAAEEDLERIRQYVEGADMVFVTAGMGGGTGTGAAPIVARIAKESGALTVGVVTKPFTFEGRQRGKQAEDGLRELKANVDTLIAIPNQRLLSVAGRNSSILETFRKADDVLLQAVRGIADLITVHGLINLDFADVRAIMSEMGMAMMGASLASGENRAIEAAQRAISSPLLEDVKIEGARGVLINITGGPDLTLHEVNEAATLIQEEADPDANIIFGAVIDESMGDEVRITVIATGFGEPAAKHHAPRPGTAETSGARPAGDGRPVRQMGRIVDDELDVPTWQRRNQEPPVAGPDRGAAPRRPAAAEPRERDDEYDIPTFLRRGAE